A window of the Nocardia sp. NBC_01329 genome harbors these coding sequences:
- a CDS encoding FmdB family zinc ribbon protein, translated as MPSYEFRCRSCGDTFEVNRPMAQASDPAHCPHGHDDTVKLLTTFATTGRAAAPAVSAPAASAGGCCGGGCCA; from the coding sequence ATGCCGAGTTACGAGTTCCGCTGCCGCAGCTGCGGCGATACCTTCGAAGTCAACCGTCCGATGGCGCAGGCTTCGGATCCGGCGCATTGCCCGCACGGTCACGACGACACGGTCAAGCTGCTGACCACTTTCGCGACCACCGGCCGCGCGGCCGCCCCCGCGGTATCCGCGCCCGCCGCGTCGGCGGGTGGCTGCTGTGGGGGCGGTTGTTGCGCCTGA
- a CDS encoding AAA family ATPase: protein MEPGRAESGEISIGLTELIARRIDTDPELPGKAAAIVRAALEASNTSAESAGGAASPAIAGVFLNAVRVGGFRGIGPETTLDLPAGPGLTLVTGRNGSGKSSFAEAAELALTGGNRRWDGRSATWREGWRNLHRTGPVRVELEMRTDGPESGLTVTREWDTDEPLSGGVWTQRRGNGPERVFDGGAWAMPMELYRPFLSYSELGALVDGKPSELFDALHQLLGLDELIAAHERIRVRRLDLERAARTARRERQTLLAELAEVTDRRALRAGALLRDPIPAIAELEELTADTAAGPEPEALRAVLALELPSADRIEALAERISAAVAAVAGATAPEVVADLRILELLRAAYAHVVDHVRIAPPASSADPALPAGPDAERVGHDIVPCPVCGHGTLDRQWLLDTAAAIDGLSIRTPDLALARADLTGALADLRASTGNLPPELITAGENAGLDTVGLIETWAHWVGLPEAPQLDELPGRLRAVHERLCAELGFAQQRAGKELDRLDEAWAPFVPRLRVWLELTRAVTAQAAELQTTRAAEEWLKSATARVRDERLAPLAGTARWVWQTLRQQSSVELGGIHLQGNANSARRVHLEVTVDEVDGAALGVMSQGELHALGLALFLPRATVAASPFRFVVIDDPVQAMDPAKVDGLARVLATVAWERQVVVFTHDDRLAEAVRRMQIDARIIEVQRRERSVVEIRPAGDPVHRYLDDARALLRTPQLPRTIADELVATCCRSALEAASLARAKRVLLADGMDHREVQRRIDRAQSTRAMVTLAVLGPGHRIDDLNKQLAQEGRWAVEVVRDATAGAHVPIERDLAELIADTERFAEWLAQ from the coding sequence GTGGAGCCTGGGCGTGCCGAATCCGGGGAAATATCGATAGGGCTCACCGAATTGATCGCCCGCCGTATCGATACCGATCCGGAACTTCCCGGCAAAGCGGCGGCAATCGTTCGTGCGGCCCTCGAAGCGTCGAACACGTCGGCCGAATCCGCCGGTGGCGCGGCAAGCCCGGCGATCGCCGGGGTATTCCTGAACGCCGTCCGGGTGGGGGGCTTCCGGGGCATCGGTCCCGAGACCACCCTCGACCTACCGGCCGGGCCGGGCCTGACGCTGGTGACCGGCCGAAACGGGAGTGGGAAGTCGAGTTTCGCCGAAGCCGCGGAACTCGCGCTGACCGGAGGTAACCGCCGCTGGGACGGCCGCTCGGCCACCTGGCGCGAGGGTTGGCGAAATCTGCACCGGACCGGGCCTGTCCGGGTGGAACTGGAAATGCGTACCGACGGTCCGGAATCAGGGCTCACCGTCACCCGGGAATGGGACACCGACGAGCCGCTGTCGGGCGGTGTCTGGACCCAGCGCCGCGGGAACGGCCCGGAGCGGGTGTTCGACGGCGGCGCCTGGGCGATGCCCATGGAGCTGTACCGGCCGTTCCTGTCCTACAGCGAGCTCGGCGCGCTGGTCGACGGTAAGCCCAGCGAACTGTTCGACGCTCTGCACCAGTTGCTGGGCCTGGACGAGCTCATCGCCGCGCACGAGCGGATCCGGGTCCGCCGCCTGGATCTGGAGCGGGCGGCCCGGACCGCCCGCCGGGAACGGCAGACCCTACTGGCCGAGCTCGCCGAAGTCACCGATCGCCGTGCGCTGCGCGCCGGTGCGCTGCTGCGCGATCCGATACCCGCAATCGCCGAACTCGAGGAGTTGACGGCCGATACCGCCGCCGGTCCGGAACCGGAGGCATTACGCGCGGTGCTGGCCCTGGAACTGCCCTCCGCAGACCGTATCGAGGCACTGGCCGAGCGGATCTCCGCCGCGGTCGCCGCGGTCGCCGGGGCGACCGCACCCGAAGTGGTCGCGGATCTGCGAATACTCGAGCTGTTGCGCGCCGCGTACGCGCACGTCGTGGACCACGTACGGATCGCGCCACCGGCGTCGTCGGCCGATCCGGCGCTGCCCGCCGGCCCGGACGCCGAGCGCGTCGGCCACGACATCGTGCCCTGCCCGGTATGCGGTCACGGCACCCTGGACCGGCAATGGCTGCTCGACACCGCGGCCGCCATCGACGGTCTTTCGATACGGACCCCGGATCTGGCGCTGGCCCGCGCCGATCTCACCGGAGCCCTCGCCGATCTGCGGGCGTCGACGGGAAACCTTCCACCGGAACTGATCACCGCGGGCGAAAACGCCGGCCTCGATACTGTCGGCCTGATCGAGACCTGGGCTCACTGGGTGGGCCTGCCCGAGGCCCCGCAACTCGACGAGTTACCCGGCCGTCTGCGCGCCGTTCACGAACGCTTGTGCGCGGAGCTGGGTTTCGCCCAACAGCGCGCCGGAAAGGAACTCGACCGGCTCGACGAGGCATGGGCGCCGTTCGTGCCGCGGCTGCGAGTCTGGCTCGAACTCACCCGTGCCGTCACCGCGCAGGCCGCCGAGCTGCAGACCACTCGCGCGGCCGAGGAGTGGCTGAAATCGGCTACCGCGCGAGTGCGCGACGAACGGCTCGCCCCGTTGGCCGGAACCGCGCGGTGGGTGTGGCAGACCCTGCGCCAGCAGAGCAGCGTCGAACTCGGCGGAATCCATCTGCAGGGCAACGCGAACAGCGCCCGCCGGGTCCATCTGGAGGTGACCGTCGACGAGGTCGACGGTGCCGCGCTGGGCGTGATGAGTCAAGGTGAACTGCACGCGCTCGGACTGGCGCTGTTCCTGCCGCGCGCCACCGTCGCGGCAAGCCCGTTCCGGTTCGTCGTGATCGACGATCCGGTCCAGGCCATGGACCCCGCCAAAGTGGACGGGCTGGCCCGGGTCCTGGCCACTGTCGCCTGGGAACGGCAGGTGGTGGTGTTCACCCACGACGACCGGCTGGCCGAGGCGGTGCGGAGAATGCAGATCGATGCCCGGATCATCGAAGTACAGCGGCGAGAACGGTCGGTGGTGGAAATCCGCCCCGCCGGCGACCCGGTGCACCGCTACCTCGATGATGCCCGTGCTCTACTGCGCACGCCGCAGTTGCCGCGCACCATAGCCGATGAGCTCGTGGCCACCTGTTGCCGTTCCGCGCTGGAAGCGGCGAGCCTGGCCCGGGCGAAACGGGTGCTGCTGGCCGACGGAATGGATCACCGGGAGGTGCAGCGGCGCATCGATCGAGCTCAATCCACCCGGGCCATGGTCACTCTCGCGGTGCTGGGTCCCGGGCATCGGATCGACGACCTGAACAAACAGCTCGCCCAGGAGGGCCGGTGGGCGGTCGAGGTGGTCCGTGACGCTACGGCCGGGGCTCACGTTCCGATCGAGCGTGATCTCGCTGAGCTGATCGCGGATACCGAACGCTTCGCCGAGTGGCTGGCGCAGTGA
- a CDS encoding carboxylesterase/lipase family protein, with amino-acid sequence MNVQCFEVPPAVGDERAPVARTEFGAVRGTREGAVAVWRGVPYAAAPAGPRRFRPPRPPMSWGGVRDCVVSGQIAPQDMANTVPIDQSLAMGEDCLWLNIWAPATASDEPRPVLVWLHGGAYCLGSAAQAVYDGRHLCETGDAVVVTVNYRIGALGFLDLSSLSDEFAPNLGLLDQLAALEWVQDNIGAFGGDPGNVTLFGESSGAGCVTAMLTAPRAAGLFQRAIAQSPPATTVYGQERAAGVAERFRQLMDLPRARIGELLECPLERIVRAAAVLIDEVPLQAPGTLAAAPVVDEDLLPGYPTDRFRDGRSHRVPLIIGTNKDEASLFRLFRSPIMPVTPEAVNTMLEQVQAGHPGLSAERLAEITSVYPDLAKPRGALAMSTDAAFRMPALWVADGHAQHSRTWMYRFDHATPMLRAARVGAGHATELPYVFGNFGTFDHDPTFWLGGRKQATEVSGRMMRRWLAFAAHGVPAALDGSKHWPPYHPESRETLLIDTIDRVAPDPEGDLLTAWGERAVGFA; translated from the coding sequence ATGAACGTCCAGTGCTTCGAGGTGCCGCCTGCGGTCGGTGACGAACGCGCCCCGGTGGCGCGAACCGAGTTCGGTGCGGTCCGCGGCACCCGGGAGGGCGCGGTAGCGGTCTGGCGGGGTGTACCGTACGCCGCCGCGCCCGCCGGTCCCCGTAGGTTCCGGCCCCCACGGCCCCCGATGAGCTGGGGCGGGGTACGCGATTGCGTGGTCTCCGGGCAGATCGCACCACAGGATATGGCCAACACCGTGCCCATCGACCAGTCGCTGGCGATGGGCGAGGACTGTCTGTGGCTCAATATCTGGGCCCCGGCCACGGCCTCCGACGAACCCCGGCCGGTACTGGTGTGGTTGCACGGCGGCGCCTACTGCCTGGGATCGGCCGCCCAGGCCGTCTACGACGGCCGCCACCTCTGCGAAACCGGCGACGCGGTGGTGGTCACGGTGAACTACCGGATAGGCGCGCTCGGGTTCCTGGACCTGTCGTCGCTGTCCGACGAGTTCGCCCCTAATCTGGGCCTCCTCGACCAGCTCGCCGCCCTGGAATGGGTACAGGACAATATCGGCGCCTTCGGCGGCGACCCGGGCAATGTGACTCTCTTCGGAGAGTCCTCCGGGGCGGGTTGCGTCACCGCGATGCTGACGGCGCCGCGTGCCGCGGGCCTGTTTCAGCGCGCCATCGCGCAGAGCCCGCCCGCGACCACCGTGTACGGGCAGGAACGTGCGGCCGGTGTTGCCGAACGGTTCCGCCAACTGATGGATCTGCCCCGGGCCCGCATCGGTGAACTGCTCGAATGCCCGCTCGAACGGATAGTCAGGGCCGCGGCCGTACTGATCGACGAGGTACCGTTGCAGGCCCCCGGGACGCTGGCGGCGGCCCCCGTGGTGGACGAGGATCTGCTGCCCGGATACCCGACCGACCGTTTCCGGGACGGCCGATCCCATCGTGTCCCCCTCATCATCGGCACCAACAAGGACGAGGCGTCGCTGTTCCGGCTGTTCCGGTCGCCGATCATGCCGGTGACTCCGGAAGCGGTGAATACGATGCTCGAACAGGTGCAGGCCGGGCATCCCGGACTGTCGGCCGAACGGCTCGCGGAGATCACCTCGGTGTACCCCGACCTGGCCAAGCCGCGAGGAGCGCTGGCCATGTCCACCGACGCTGCGTTCCGAATGCCCGCACTATGGGTCGCTGACGGCCACGCGCAACACTCACGGACCTGGATGTACCGCTTCGACCACGCCACCCCCATGCTGCGGGCAGCTCGGGTCGGTGCCGGCCACGCCACCGAACTGCCCTACGTATTCGGCAACTTCGGCACTTTCGACCACGACCCCACCTTCTGGCTCGGCGGCCGCAAACAGGCCACCGAGGTATCGGGCCGGATGATGCGCCGCTGGCTGGCCTTCGCCGCCCACGGCGTCCCGGCGGCCCTGGACGGCTCCAAACACTGGCCGCCCTATCACCCGGAATCCCGGGAAACGCTGCTGATCGACACGATCGACCGCGTAGCGCCGGATCCGGAAGGTGATCTGCTCACCGCATGGGGGGAACGAGCAGTAGGTTTCGCTTGA
- a CDS encoding YchJ family protein codes for MDDTKPCPCRRGDTFGECCGPLLAGRPAPSAAALMRSRFTAFALADTGYLLRSWHATTRPGELELDADRRWLFVEILRTAGGGPFDESGTVEFTAHYRDQAGRGRLHETSRFLRVDGFWQYLDGEIERW; via the coding sequence GTGGACGATACGAAGCCGTGCCCGTGCCGTCGCGGCGATACCTTCGGTGAATGCTGCGGACCGCTGCTGGCCGGTCGTCCGGCACCCAGCGCCGCGGCGCTGATGCGTTCCCGGTTCACCGCATTCGCCCTCGCCGATACCGGCTACCTGCTGCGTTCCTGGCATGCCACGACCCGACCCGGAGAGCTCGAGCTCGATGCCGACCGCCGCTGGCTCTTCGTGGAGATCCTGCGCACAGCCGGGGGCGGCCCGTTCGACGAATCGGGGACAGTCGAATTCACCGCGCACTATCGTGACCAGGCCGGTCGCGGTCGATTGCACGAGACCAGCAGGTTTCTCCGGGTCGACGGGTTCTGGCAGTACCTCGACGGCGAGATCGAACGATGGTGA
- a CDS encoding SelT/SelW/SelH family protein has protein sequence MPRIAIEYCTQCRWLLRASWMAQELLTTFTTDLGEVALIPGEGGVFRITVDEVQIWERKVDGGFPDIAVLKQRVRDRIAPARDLGHIDRDRAAVDPDAAK, from the coding sequence ATGCCGCGTATCGCCATCGAATACTGCACCCAGTGCCGCTGGCTGCTGCGGGCGAGCTGGATGGCGCAAGAACTCCTGACCACCTTCACCACCGATTTAGGTGAGGTCGCGTTGATTCCCGGCGAAGGCGGGGTCTTCCGCATCACGGTCGACGAGGTGCAGATATGGGAGCGCAAAGTCGACGGCGGATTCCCGGATATCGCCGTCCTCAAACAGCGGGTCCGGGACCGGATCGCCCCGGCGCGCGATCTGGGTCATATCGACCGCGACCGTGCGGCCGTGGATCCCGATGCCGCGAAATGA
- a CDS encoding NDP-sugar synthase has product MASQAGADAVILVGGKGTRLRPLTLSAPKPMLPTAGVPFLTHLLTRIASAGLTHVVLGTSYKAEVFEEYFGDGAEFGLDLEYVTETEPLGTGGGIRNVLPRLTAENVMVFNGDVLGGTDLRSILETHEKTAADVTLHLVRVSDPRAFGCVPTDADGRVTAFLEKTQDPPTDQINAGCYVFRREYIEKIPAGRPVSVEREVFPALLTEGARVQGHVDTSYWRDMGTPEDFVRGSADLVRGIAPSPALPGQRGESLVHEGAGIAPGALLIGGTVVGRGAEVGAGARLDGAILFDGAKVEAGATVERSIVGFGARIGPRALVRDGVIGDGASVGARCELLRGARVWPGVEIPDGGIRFSTDV; this is encoded by the coding sequence ATGGCATCACAAGCAGGCGCGGACGCGGTGATTCTGGTCGGCGGAAAGGGGACGCGGCTGCGGCCGCTGACCCTGTCGGCGCCCAAGCCGATGCTCCCGACGGCCGGGGTACCGTTCCTGACCCATCTGCTGACCCGGATCGCGAGCGCCGGCCTGACCCATGTCGTGCTGGGCACCTCCTACAAGGCCGAGGTCTTCGAGGAGTACTTCGGCGACGGCGCCGAATTCGGCTTGGACCTCGAGTACGTCACCGAGACCGAACCGCTGGGCACCGGCGGCGGTATCCGCAATGTGCTACCCCGGCTCACCGCGGAGAACGTCATGGTGTTCAACGGTGACGTCCTCGGCGGTACCGATCTGCGCTCCATCCTGGAAACCCACGAGAAAACCGCGGCCGACGTCACGCTGCACCTGGTACGGGTCAGCGACCCGCGTGCCTTCGGCTGCGTACCGACCGACGCCGACGGCCGCGTCACGGCCTTCCTGGAGAAGACCCAGGACCCGCCGACCGATCAGATCAACGCCGGTTGTTATGTCTTCCGGCGCGAGTACATCGAGAAGATCCCGGCCGGGCGCCCGGTATCGGTGGAACGCGAAGTGTTCCCCGCTCTGCTGACCGAAGGCGCCCGCGTCCAGGGACACGTCGACACCTCGTACTGGCGGGATATGGGCACCCCCGAGGACTTCGTCCGCGGCTCCGCCGACCTGGTCCGAGGTATCGCCCCCTCCCCCGCACTCCCCGGCCAGCGCGGCGAATCCCTCGTCCACGAAGGCGCCGGTATCGCCCCCGGCGCACTTCTCATCGGCGGTACGGTCGTCGGTCGCGGGGCGGAAGTAGGAGCGGGTGCCCGCCTCGACGGCGCCATCCTGTTCGACGGCGCCAAGGTGGAAGCCGGGGCCACGGTGGAACGCTCCATAGTCGGCTTCGGAGCCCGTATCGGCCCCCGCGCCCTGGTCCGCGACGGTGTCATCGGCGACGGCGCCAGCGTGGGCGCCCGCTGCGAACTGCTCCGCGGTGCCCGAGTCTGGCCCGGCGTGGAGATCCCCGACGGCGGCATCCGCTTCTCCACCGACGTGTAA
- a CDS encoding ATP-binding protein, translating to MTTVATESAPTLLRPHAEQSFADELRALGAADDRPRPPSWTMSPWAVVTYLLGGTLADGTVITPKYVGPRRLMEVAVATLATDRALLLLGVPGTAKTWVSEHLSAAISGSSTLLVQGTSGTAEEAIRYGWNYARLLAEGPSEAALVPSPILNAMRTGAIARLEELTRIPSDVQDALITILSEKTLPVPELGMEVQAAKGFNIIATANDRDRGVNELSSALRRRFNTVVLPLPGSEADEIDIVTRRVEQLGSALELPEVPAAAEEVRRVVRIFRELRAGMTADGRTKLKSPSGTLSTAEAISVITNGMALSAHFGDGVLRAADIAGAVVGSVIKDPVADSVVWTEYLEAVVRERREWSDFYRACREING from the coding sequence ATGACCACTGTCGCCACCGAATCCGCCCCGACACTGCTGCGCCCGCATGCCGAACAGTCGTTCGCCGACGAACTGCGGGCCCTCGGCGCCGCCGACGACCGGCCGCGCCCGCCCTCCTGGACGATGTCGCCGTGGGCGGTGGTGACCTACCTGCTGGGCGGCACCCTCGCCGACGGCACCGTGATCACGCCGAAGTATGTGGGACCGCGCCGGCTCATGGAGGTCGCGGTCGCGACCCTGGCCACCGATCGCGCCCTGCTGCTGCTCGGTGTGCCCGGCACCGCCAAGACCTGGGTCTCCGAACACCTCTCGGCGGCCATCAGCGGATCGTCGACCCTGCTGGTCCAGGGCACTTCGGGTACCGCCGAGGAGGCCATCCGGTACGGCTGGAACTACGCCCGGTTGCTCGCCGAAGGGCCGAGCGAGGCCGCACTGGTGCCCTCACCGATCCTCAACGCCATGCGTACCGGCGCGATCGCCCGGCTCGAGGAACTCACCCGGATCCCCTCGGATGTGCAGGACGCCCTGATCACGATCCTTTCGGAGAAGACCCTGCCGGTCCCCGAACTCGGGATGGAAGTCCAGGCCGCCAAGGGTTTCAACATCATCGCGACCGCCAACGACCGGGACCGCGGTGTGAACGAGCTGTCCTCGGCGCTCCGCCGCCGGTTCAACACCGTCGTGCTCCCGCTGCCGGGCAGTGAGGCCGACGAGATCGATATCGTGACCCGCCGGGTCGAACAGCTGGGCTCGGCCCTGGAACTGCCCGAGGTCCCGGCCGCCGCCGAGGAGGTGCGGCGCGTGGTGCGGATCTTCCGGGAGCTGCGGGCGGGTATGACCGCAGACGGCCGGACCAAACTGAAATCCCCGTCGGGCACACTTTCGACCGCCGAGGCGATCTCCGTGATCACCAACGGTATGGCTCTGTCGGCGCATTTCGGTGACGGGGTGTTGCGGGCGGCCGATATCGCGGGCGCGGTGGTCGGTTCGGTGATCAAGGATCCGGTGGCCGATTCGGTGGTGTGGACCGAATACCTCGAGGCCGTGGTCCGCGAACGCCGGGAGTGGTCCGATTTCTACCGCGCCTGCCGGGAGATCAACGGATGA
- a CDS encoding SWIM zinc finger family protein, whose translation MTQRWTDNQVSALAPDTSSLAAARKLAGKWSGTGCSETALWGLCKGSGKTPYQTIVDLTGPAFRCSCPSRKFPCKHALSLLMLWSTGTVTETADTADFAAEWMGRRAEKAAAPPKKLRSDGPATTQQRQERVEAGLAELRTWLADQVRTGLAQTDRSHAAFEAVAARLVDAQAPGAAAAMRRLPDAVVRRPDWPEVVLGRFSWLHLLITAHTKLDALPAPLAAAVRSRIGYPTSADSVQAEPTVGDRWLTVGMRTGEEERLHTRLTWLYGMRTGRWALLVDHSFGSPVFIANTPPIGLTAEYDLHFYPVAAPLRAVVGPDRDDTAPTAAELPATAGSGSIATALTDFAAAVAADPWLESWPVLLRGVTPTQQGEDWLLAEPDGSALPLETPEQPWRLLALSGGWPVTVFGTWTGRRLEVISVVVGGEFHDAGPPADSAGPAVTATPEAASIALLGTARGAADPPGLPEPVAATVTALSGRDAAGRLLETTALDMAWTRGGYLPRRIEVPGEPAAEDPRPVLPRPAADRLALLIESRPDFLPEWFAAAAPHDYRAPDRLTGQLLEFAAGNSELREAALALAGARGRWLAGRIPRWHDLVRRDTAQPEPENETWHLGRPPERLRWLTDLRRRDPAAARDALAEAWSRESGAPKAELLGVLADGSSPEDEDLLERALDDRRGDVRRTAAELLARLPGSAFAERMTGRATAWLKCAEAGSGEGSELIVGIPESLDKASIRDGFTDSTTEFGYRWNGRPDLPATRLRKLVAGLPLSYWTEPLGPPVRACATRVDDRFRQPLFDGWMDAALAQRDTDWGHALFTAGLPSNLAILRRRELFALIPSGDQLRHLLGLGSAWLSELESLLPAMAHPWPPELARHLLHLFEERARTAAARRGAPGTYPSAHRSLLHTATLHLPPECAGAVTALAGRCEADDWAAALGTLAHDLHQRSVMLEELK comes from the coding sequence ATGACACAACGGTGGACCGACAACCAGGTGAGCGCACTCGCACCCGATACGAGTTCGCTTGCCGCCGCACGCAAACTGGCCGGAAAATGGTCCGGCACAGGCTGCTCCGAAACGGCACTGTGGGGTTTGTGCAAGGGGAGCGGGAAAACTCCGTACCAGACGATCGTCGATCTGACCGGCCCCGCCTTCCGCTGCTCCTGCCCGAGCCGGAAGTTCCCGTGTAAACACGCCCTGTCGCTGCTGATGCTCTGGTCGACGGGCACGGTGACCGAAACCGCCGATACGGCCGATTTCGCCGCCGAATGGATGGGCCGGCGCGCGGAGAAGGCAGCCGCCCCGCCGAAGAAACTCCGCAGTGACGGTCCGGCGACCACGCAGCAACGGCAGGAACGAGTGGAGGCCGGACTGGCCGAGCTCCGCACCTGGCTCGCCGACCAGGTACGCACCGGGCTGGCCCAGACAGATCGCTCACACGCGGCTTTCGAAGCGGTAGCCGCGCGGCTGGTGGACGCTCAGGCACCGGGGGCAGCCGCGGCGATGCGCCGTCTGCCCGATGCCGTGGTGCGGCGGCCGGATTGGCCGGAAGTGGTGCTGGGCCGGTTCTCGTGGTTGCACCTGCTCATCACCGCGCATACGAAACTGGATGCGCTGCCCGCCCCGTTGGCGGCCGCCGTCCGCAGCCGGATCGGGTATCCGACCTCCGCGGATTCGGTACAGGCCGAACCCACCGTCGGCGACCGATGGCTGACCGTCGGAATGCGCACCGGAGAAGAGGAGCGGCTGCACACCCGGCTCACCTGGCTCTACGGAATGCGCACCGGCCGCTGGGCATTGCTGGTCGACCATTCGTTCGGCTCCCCCGTCTTCATCGCGAACACCCCGCCGATCGGGCTGACGGCCGAATACGACCTGCACTTCTATCCGGTGGCGGCGCCGCTGCGCGCCGTGGTGGGACCGGACCGGGACGACACGGCACCCACGGCCGCCGAACTGCCGGCGACTGCCGGGTCGGGCAGTATCGCCACAGCACTGACGGATTTCGCGGCGGCGGTGGCCGCCGATCCCTGGCTCGAATCCTGGCCCGTACTGCTGCGCGGAGTGACACCCACTCAGCAGGGCGAGGACTGGCTGCTCGCCGAACCCGACGGTAGCGCGCTGCCGCTGGAGACACCCGAACAGCCGTGGCGGTTGCTCGCACTGTCCGGAGGGTGGCCGGTGACCGTCTTCGGCACCTGGACCGGCCGCCGACTCGAGGTGATCTCGGTAGTGGTCGGCGGTGAATTCCACGATGCCGGCCCGCCGGCGGATTCCGCCGGTCCGGCCGTCACCGCGACACCCGAGGCGGCGTCGATCGCCCTACTCGGCACCGCGCGAGGTGCGGCCGACCCGCCGGGACTTCCCGAACCGGTTGCCGCGACCGTCACGGCGTTGTCCGGCCGGGATGCCGCCGGTCGGCTGCTCGAGACCACCGCGCTGGACATGGCCTGGACTCGCGGCGGGTATCTGCCGCGCCGGATCGAAGTGCCCGGCGAACCGGCCGCCGAGGATCCGCGTCCGGTACTGCCGCGCCCGGCGGCCGACCGGCTGGCCCTGCTGATCGAATCCCGTCCCGATTTCCTACCCGAATGGTTTGCCGCCGCGGCGCCACACGATTACCGCGCCCCGGATCGGCTCACCGGCCAATTGCTCGAATTCGCCGCGGGCAACAGCGAGTTGCGCGAGGCGGCGCTGGCACTGGCCGGGGCTCGCGGCCGCTGGCTGGCCGGGCGGATTCCACGCTGGCACGATCTGGTCCGGCGCGATACCGCACAACCCGAGCCGGAGAACGAGACCTGGCACCTCGGGCGGCCACCGGAACGCCTGCGGTGGCTGACCGATCTGCGGCGCCGCGATCCGGCGGCCGCACGCGACGCGCTGGCTGAGGCCTGGTCCCGGGAATCGGGCGCGCCCAAGGCGGAACTGCTCGGCGTACTGGCCGATGGATCGAGTCCCGAGGACGAGGATCTGCTCGAACGCGCGCTGGACGATCGCCGGGGTGATGTGCGACGGACCGCCGCCGAGCTATTGGCCCGCCTGCCGGGCTCGGCTTTCGCCGAACGGATGACCGGTCGCGCGACCGCCTGGCTGAAATGCGCGGAGGCCGGTTCGGGCGAGGGCTCCGAGCTGATCGTCGGTATTCCGGAGAGCCTCGACAAGGCTTCGATCCGCGACGGATTCACCGACAGCACCACGGAGTTCGGGTACCGGTGGAACGGGCGACCGGATCTACCCGCTACCAGACTCCGGAAGTTGGTCGCCGGACTGCCACTGAGTTACTGGACCGAACCGCTCGGCCCGCCGGTTCGCGCCTGTGCCACGCGAGTGGACGATCGCTTCCGGCAACCGCTGTTCGACGGTTGGATGGACGCGGCGCTGGCCCAGCGCGATACCGACTGGGGCCACGCGCTGTTCACCGCCGGCCTGCCGTCGAATCTGGCCATCCTGCGCCGTCGCGAACTGTTCGCACTGATCCCCTCGGGCGATCAGCTCCGGCATCTGCTCGGGCTGGGGTCGGCCTGGTTGTCCGAACTCGAATCCCTGCTGCCCGCGATGGCCCATCCCTGGCCACCGGAACTCGCCCGGCACCTACTGCACCTGTTCGAAGAGCGAGCCCGGACGGCAGCGGCCCGGCGGGGCGCACCGGGGACCTATCCCAGCGCGCACCGTTCACTGCTGCACACCGCCACCCTCCATCTACCACCCGAATGCGCGGGTGCGGTCACCGCGCTGGCCGGCCGTTGCGAAGCCGACGACTGGGCGGCGGCCCTCGGAACGCTCGCCCACGACCTCCACCAACGATCCGTGATGCTCGAGGAGCTGAAATGA